A DNA window from Streptomyces canus contains the following coding sequences:
- a CDS encoding bifunctional adenosylcobinamide kinase/adenosylcobinamide-phosphate guanylyltransferase — MELTLLGTGAPNGLPRPGCPCAACAVAVGADARGATAVLIDEALLLDLTPGAAFAAARAGHSLGGVRQVLLSHPHDGPPVEVPAGLPQPGRVPDGQELALSTGHRVRAVAMDAPGTGYAVTGPDGQRALYLPPGGSPAGLEEGAVESYDMVLADVVRRPDALSRLRAVGAVGHTTDVVAVHIDHDVPPGAEVRRRLAAAGARAVPDGTTLVVGAYEDVPDVPRRTLVLGGARSGKSVEAERRLEAFPEVLYVATGGSRNGDTEWASRVFAHRERRPGSWRTAETCDLVPLLKDDGAPLLIDCLSLWLTDAMDAVGAWDDAEWADGGERELRARVRELTEAVRGARRTVVAVSNEVGSGIVPATASGRRYRDELGRLNAAFAGECEQVVLVVAGQAMVLRG, encoded by the coding sequence GTGGAACTCACTCTGCTCGGTACCGGTGCCCCCAACGGCCTTCCCCGACCCGGCTGTCCCTGTGCCGCCTGTGCGGTCGCCGTCGGAGCGGACGCCCGTGGTGCCACCGCCGTCCTCATCGACGAGGCCCTGCTGCTCGATCTCACCCCCGGCGCCGCCTTCGCGGCCGCCCGCGCCGGGCACTCGCTCGGTGGCGTACGGCAGGTTCTGCTGTCGCACCCCCACGACGGGCCCCCGGTCGAGGTGCCCGCCGGGCTTCCGCAGCCGGGGCGGGTGCCGGACGGGCAGGAGTTGGCGTTGTCGACGGGGCATCGGGTGCGGGCCGTGGCGATGGACGCGCCGGGGACCGGGTACGCCGTCACCGGGCCCGACGGGCAGCGGGCGCTGTATCTGCCGCCGGGGGGTTCGCCCGCCGGGCTGGAGGAGGGCGCCGTCGAGTCGTACGACATGGTGCTCGCCGATGTCGTACGGCGGCCGGACGCGCTGTCCCGGCTGCGGGCCGTGGGCGCGGTCGGGCACACGACGGATGTCGTCGCCGTGCATATCGATCACGACGTGCCACCGGGGGCCGAGGTGCGGCGGCGGCTGGCCGCGGCGGGAGCGCGGGCCGTGCCCGACGGGACGACTCTGGTCGTCGGAGCCTACGAGGACGTACCGGATGTGCCGCGGCGGACGCTGGTGCTGGGCGGGGCGCGGTCCGGGAAGTCGGTGGAGGCCGAGCGGCGGCTGGAGGCTTTCCCCGAGGTGCTGTACGTGGCGACCGGTGGCTCGCGGAACGGGGACACCGAGTGGGCCTCCCGGGTTTTCGCCCATCGCGAGCGGCGGCCCGGCTCGTGGCGTACGGCCGAGACGTGCGATCTGGTGCCGCTGCTGAAGGACGACGGGGCACCGCTGCTGATCGACTGTCTGTCGCTGTGGCTGACGGACGCGATGGACGCCGTGGGAGCGTGGGACGACGCGGAGTGGGCCGACGGCGGGGAGCGCGAACTGCGGGCGCGGGTGCGGGAGTTGACGGAGGCGGTGCGGGGCGCGCGGCGGACCGTGGTGGCCGTGTCCAATGAGGTGGGCTCGGGGATCGTGCCGGCCACCGCGTCCGGGCGCCGGTACCGGGACGAGCTGGGGCGGCTGAACGCGGCGTTCGCGGGCGAGTGCGAGCAGGTGGTGCTGGTGGTGGCGGGGCAGGCGATGGTGCTACGGGGCTGA
- a CDS encoding methyltransferase domain-containing protein, whose amino-acid sequence MPAPTAPSVRRLRSTARAMLPFPEPESWLDVETGDADFPEAARRFFPYTAFDGLDPSPRVLHAQAVERLEEGHLGRLTDPQITARLRARYDVVSLLNQRPRTQDFQAALAVLRPGGHLLVECPGDPRAELESQGCTIIATARRSAHIPGRVTTRLPRATGPVASAARGLDHALALLLAGTRFARAYRVIARKDREGTDTSAP is encoded by the coding sequence ATGCCCGCACCGACCGCCCCTTCCGTACGGCGTCTTCGCTCCACCGCCCGCGCGATGCTGCCGTTCCCCGAACCGGAGAGCTGGCTGGACGTGGAGACGGGGGACGCGGACTTCCCCGAGGCGGCGAGAAGGTTCTTCCCCTACACGGCCTTCGACGGCCTGGACCCCAGCCCCCGCGTTCTGCACGCCCAAGCGGTCGAACGCCTGGAGGAAGGCCACCTCGGCCGGCTGACGGACCCGCAGATCACCGCCCGTCTCCGCGCCCGCTACGACGTGGTCAGCCTGCTGAACCAGCGGCCCCGCACCCAGGATTTCCAGGCGGCCCTCGCCGTTCTGCGCCCCGGCGGTCACCTGCTCGTGGAATGCCCGGGCGACCCCCGCGCCGAGTTGGAGTCCCAGGGCTGCACGATCATCGCCACGGCCCGCAGGTCCGCGCACATCCCGGGCCGCGTGACGACCCGCCTGCCGAGGGCGACCGGACCGGTGGCCTCCGCCGCGAGAGGGCTGGACCACGCCCTGGCCCTCCTCCTCGCCGGCACCCGCTTCGCGAGGGCGTACCGGGTGATCGCCCGCAAAGACCGCGAGGGCACCGACACCTCAGCCCCGTAG
- the cobT gene encoding nicotinate-nucleotide--dimethylbenzimidazole phosphoribosyltransferase codes for MSSLNLDDFTDLIERPDGGVRRDAEARRERQIVPPGALGRLDDLGEWLAAAQSAVPVRPVERPRVVLFAGDHGVAGLGVSGRAAGSASELVREVLEGGRPVSILARRLGVPVRVVDMALDCDPAELPEDVVRHRVRRGSGRIDVEDALTLEEAEAAFRAGVAVADEEADSGTDLVVLGDVSVGGTTAAGVLVAALCGTDASVVTGRGGTGIDDLAWMRKCAAIRDALRRARPVLGDQLQLLAAVGGADLAAITGFLLQSAVRKLPVVLDGVVVAACALVGQRIAFRAPDWWLAGQKSGEPGQTKALDRMALEPLLDHGVTVGEGAGGLLALPLVQAAAALAAELPEKPAVSEEEPEKVSDEE; via the coding sequence ATGAGCTCGCTTAATCTCGACGACTTCACCGACCTGATCGAGCGCCCCGACGGTGGGGTGCGTCGCGACGCCGAGGCGCGCCGGGAGCGTCAGATCGTGCCGCCCGGGGCGTTGGGCCGCCTCGACGACCTGGGTGAGTGGCTGGCCGCGGCGCAGTCGGCCGTACCGGTACGGCCGGTCGAACGGCCGCGGGTCGTGCTCTTCGCCGGTGACCACGGTGTCGCCGGACTGGGCGTCTCGGGGCGGGCCGCGGGCAGCGCCTCGGAGTTGGTGCGGGAGGTCCTGGAGGGCGGCCGTCCGGTGTCGATCCTCGCGCGGCGGCTGGGTGTGCCGGTACGGGTCGTCGACATGGCGCTGGACTGCGATCCGGCCGAGCTGCCGGAGGACGTCGTACGGCATCGGGTGCGGCGCGGGAGCGGTCGTATCGATGTCGAGGACGCGTTGACCCTCGAGGAGGCGGAGGCCGCCTTCCGGGCCGGGGTCGCGGTGGCCGACGAGGAGGCCGACTCCGGTACCGATCTCGTGGTGCTCGGCGATGTGAGCGTGGGCGGGACCACGGCGGCCGGGGTGCTGGTCGCGGCGCTGTGCGGGACCGACGCGTCCGTCGTGACCGGGCGGGGCGGGACCGGGATCGACGACCTGGCCTGGATGCGCAAGTGCGCGGCGATCCGGGACGCGCTGCGGCGGGCGCGGCCGGTGCTCGGGGACCAGTTGCAACTGCTGGCGGCCGTCGGCGGGGCCGACCTCGCCGCGATCACGGGTTTTCTCCTCCAGAGCGCGGTGCGCAAGCTGCCCGTCGTGCTGGACGGGGTGGTCGTGGCCGCCTGTGCGCTGGTGGGTCAGCGGATCGCGTTCCGGGCGCCGGACTGGTGGCTGGCCGGGCAGAAAAGCGGTGAGCCGGGACAGACGAAGGCGCTGGACCGGATGGCCCTGGAACCGCTGCTCGACCACGGTGTGACGGTCGGCGAGGGTGCGGGCGGACTGCTGGCGCTGCCGCTGGTGCAGGCCGCGGCGGCGCTGGCCGCCGAACTGCCGGAGAAGCCCGCGGTTTCCGAGGAGGAGCCGGAGAAGGTGTCCGACGAGGAGTAG
- a CDS encoding phosphatidylglycerol lysyltransferase domain-containing protein, whose amino-acid sequence MGDVRVAPVRNVRRSTGASRRAAGFAVWYLRVVAFVNFLSAVWVSLGQDVRRHNQEDFFTPYLLTAGFASGVFTAFLAITMRRRKRAAWILNLVLSGAFLALFVLAMAFPEIRRYAQNWISLGLTAAFVAALLVGRREFYAKGDRSNPRLAAAVAVGGLLVSSLLAALLVTVTNQASRSSAFGERWWYGTLRLVSVAADDSRFDGILTPNWVNVVINVLSTILVLAVFYAAFRSRRAVDPITEDDERRLRELLERHGERDSLGYFALRREKSVVWSPTGKAAVTYRVVSGVSLASGDPIGDPEAWPGAIEPWLAEARAHGWLPAVMGASEDAGTVYARHGLNALELGDEAIVEVAEFTLEGRAMRTVRQAYNRVGRAGYTVRIRRHEDIPAEEMAALVRHADDWRDGATERGFSMALGRLGDPEDGRCVALECRAGDGELKAVLSFVPWGPHGLSLDLMRRDRDADNGLMEFMVIELLNRAQEIQITQVSLNFAMFRSVFERGARLGAGPVLRLWRSLLSFFSRWWQIESLYRANAKYRPIWEPRFLLFEKSADLPRIGIASARAEGFLEVPGLPGWLRRREHLSTHR is encoded by the coding sequence ATGGGAGATGTCCGAGTTGCACCTGTTCGGAATGTCCGCCGGTCCACCGGCGCCTCGCGGCGGGCCGCCGGTTTCGCCGTCTGGTACCTGCGGGTCGTCGCGTTCGTCAACTTCCTCAGCGCGGTGTGGGTCTCGCTGGGGCAGGACGTGCGGCGGCACAACCAGGAGGACTTCTTCACGCCGTATCTGCTGACGGCGGGCTTCGCCTCCGGGGTGTTCACGGCCTTCCTCGCCATCACCATGCGGCGGCGCAAGCGCGCGGCGTGGATCCTGAACCTGGTGCTGTCGGGGGCGTTCCTCGCGCTGTTCGTCCTCGCGATGGCGTTCCCGGAGATCCGGCGGTACGCGCAGAACTGGATCTCGCTCGGCCTCACGGCCGCGTTCGTCGCCGCGCTGCTCGTCGGCCGGCGGGAGTTCTACGCCAAGGGTGACCGGTCCAATCCGCGGCTCGCCGCCGCCGTGGCCGTGGGCGGACTGCTGGTGTCCTCGTTGCTGGCCGCGCTGCTGGTGACCGTCACCAACCAGGCCTCGAGGTCCTCGGCCTTCGGGGAGCGGTGGTGGTACGGCACGCTGCGGCTGGTCTCGGTCGCCGCCGACGACTCCCGCTTCGACGGGATCCTGACGCCGAACTGGGTCAACGTCGTCATCAACGTGCTCAGCACGATCCTCGTCCTCGCCGTCTTCTACGCCGCCTTCCGCTCCCGGCGTGCGGTCGACCCGATCACCGAGGACGACGAGCGGCGCCTGAGGGAGCTGCTGGAGCGGCACGGCGAACGGGACTCGCTCGGGTACTTCGCGCTGCGCAGGGAGAAGAGCGTCGTCTGGTCGCCGACCGGGAAGGCGGCGGTGACCTACCGGGTCGTCAGCGGGGTCTCGCTGGCCTCCGGCGATCCGATCGGCGACCCGGAGGCCTGGCCGGGGGCGATCGAGCCGTGGCTCGCCGAGGCCCGGGCGCACGGGTGGCTGCCGGCGGTGATGGGCGCGAGTGAGGACGCGGGGACGGTGTACGCGCGGCACGGCCTGAACGCGCTGGAGCTGGGCGACGAGGCGATCGTCGAGGTCGCCGAGTTCACGCTGGAGGGGCGGGCGATGCGGACCGTCCGGCAGGCCTACAACCGGGTCGGACGGGCCGGGTACACCGTACGGATCCGGCGCCACGAGGACATCCCCGCCGAGGAGATGGCGGCTCTCGTGCGGCATGCGGACGACTGGCGGGACGGGGCCACCGAGCGCGGGTTCAGCATGGCGCTGGGGCGGCTCGGGGATCCGGAGGACGGCCGGTGCGTGGCGCTGGAGTGCAGGGCCGGCGACGGTGAGCTGAAGGCGGTGCTCTCCTTCGTGCCGTGGGGGCCGCACGGGCTGTCCCTCGACCTCATGCGCCGGGACCGCGACGCGGACAACGGGCTCATGGAGTTCATGGTCATCGAGCTGCTGAACCGGGCCCAGGAGATCCAGATCACCCAGGTCTCGCTCAACTTCGCCATGTTCCGTTCGGTCTTCGAACGTGGTGCGCGTCTTGGTGCCGGGCCGGTGCTGCGGCTGTGGCGGTCGCTGCTCAGCTTCTTCTCGCGCTGGTGGCAGATCGAGTCCCTGTACCGGGCCAACGCCAAGTACCGGCCCATCTGGGAACCGCGGTTCCTGCTCTTCGAGAAGAGCGCGGACCTGCCGCGCATCGGCATCGCCTCGGCCCGCGCGGAGGGGTTCCTGGAGGTGCCGGGACTGCCCGGGTGGCTACGGCGGCGGGAGCACCTGAGTACGCACAGATGA
- a CDS encoding adenosylcobinamide-GDP ribazoletransferase, which produces MTPPPLDGLRFAFGTLSVLPVKVTRWDREAARGGMLCAPLVGVALGCVSAALGLLLLALGSSALLAAVAGVAVPAVLTRGLHLDGLADTADGLGSGKPAEDALRIMKQSDIGPFGVLTLVFVLLAQVAALSQMYGDSWARGATAAVVSATVARLALTLAARAGVPPARPEGLGAAVAGVVPVRGAVPVAVAVTLGAAGAGALLGSYDVVRTLLAVAAAVAAAELLLRHCTRRFGGVTGDVFGGLAETAATTALVILSLDF; this is translated from the coding sequence ATGACCCCACCCCCGCTCGACGGCCTCCGCTTCGCCTTCGGCACGCTCAGCGTGCTCCCCGTGAAGGTGACCCGCTGGGACCGGGAGGCGGCACGCGGCGGAATGCTGTGCGCTCCGCTGGTCGGGGTGGCACTGGGATGTGTGTCCGCCGCGCTGGGCCTCCTGCTCCTGGCCCTGGGCTCCTCCGCACTGCTCGCCGCGGTCGCCGGCGTCGCCGTACCGGCGGTCCTCACGCGGGGCCTGCACCTCGACGGCCTCGCGGACACCGCCGACGGCTTGGGCAGCGGCAAGCCCGCCGAGGACGCCCTGCGGATCATGAAGCAGTCGGACATCGGACCGTTCGGGGTGCTCACCCTCGTGTTCGTGCTGCTCGCCCAGGTGGCCGCGCTGTCGCAGATGTACGGCGACTCGTGGGCGCGGGGTGCGACGGCGGCCGTGGTCTCGGCGACAGTCGCGCGCCTGGCCTTGACGCTGGCGGCCCGCGCCGGGGTCCCGCCGGCCAGGCCGGAGGGACTGGGGGCCGCGGTGGCGGGGGTGGTTCCCGTTCGAGGTGCGGTACCGGTGGCCGTCGCGGTGACGCTGGGTGCGGCCGGGGCGGGGGCGCTCCTCGGGTCGTACGACGTCGTCCGCACGCTCCTGGCGGTCGCCGCCGCCGTGGCAGCGGCCGAGCTTCTCCTACGGCACTGCACGCGCCGCTTCGGCGGAGTGACCGGGGACGTGTTCGGGGGGCTGGCGGAGACGGCGGCGACGACGGCACTGGTGATCCTGTCGCTGGACTTCTGA
- a CDS encoding endo alpha-1,4 polygalactosaminidase, whose product MKRPLLLVTVILLVAGCSATPDPESGDSRWRPRPGVAWQWQLTGRVDTSVDVPVYDIDGFDQSKAVVSSLHGENRKVICYLSTGAWEDWRPDAGRFPKSVIGRGNGWEGERWLDIRATDVLEPLMAERLDMCREKGFDAVEPDNMDGYKNRTGFVLTAADQLRYNRLIAEMAHDRGLSVGLKNDLDQIPELVGDFDFAVNEQCAQYAECADMEPFIKADKAVFHVEYELPTSRFCAESRRLKLSSMLKKYELGVWREAC is encoded by the coding sequence TTGAAGCGCCCTCTCCTGCTGGTCACCGTGATCCTTCTGGTGGCCGGATGCTCGGCCACCCCCGACCCGGAGTCCGGCGACTCCCGTTGGCGGCCCCGCCCCGGCGTCGCCTGGCAGTGGCAGCTGACCGGACGTGTCGACACGTCCGTGGACGTGCCGGTGTACGACATCGACGGCTTCGACCAGTCCAAGGCCGTGGTGTCCTCGCTGCACGGCGAGAACCGCAAGGTCATCTGCTACCTCTCCACGGGCGCGTGGGAGGACTGGCGCCCCGACGCCGGGAGGTTCCCCAAGTCGGTGATCGGGCGCGGCAACGGCTGGGAGGGGGAGCGCTGGCTCGACATCCGCGCCACGGACGTCCTGGAACCGCTGATGGCGGAGCGCCTCGACATGTGCCGCGAGAAGGGCTTCGACGCGGTGGAGCCGGACAACATGGACGGCTACAAGAACCGCACGGGCTTCGTACTGACGGCGGCGGACCAGCTCCGCTACAACCGTCTGATCGCCGAGATGGCCCACGACCGCGGACTGTCGGTCGGCCTGAAGAACGACCTCGACCAGATCCCGGAGTTGGTGGGGGACTTCGACTTCGCGGTCAACGAGCAGTGCGCGCAGTACGCCGAGTGCGCGGACATGGAGCCGTTCATCAAGGCGGACAAGGCGGTCTTCCACGTCGAGTACGAACTGCCCACCAGCCGCTTCTGCGCCGAGTCCCGGCGGCTGAAGCTGAGTTCGATGCTGAAGAAGTACGAACTCGGGGTGTGGCGCGAGGCCTGTTAG
- a CDS encoding leucyl aminopeptidase, with protein MTALTLSTSAAPGLRADAIVIGVAKGTASKSGDLVVAPGAEAVDKAYDGRLAGVLETLGASGAEGEVTKLPAPSGIKSPLVVAVGLGAEPEKDSSFDPEALRKAAGVAARALTGSKKAVFVLPVGDAADLGAVAEGVLLGAYSFTAYKENAPSKNDAKAKNGKAPLAEATLLGGKPRDAAYKAALARATAVAEELNRARDLINMPPNDLNPEVFASIVQAAGKEHGLKVQVLDVKALEKGGYGGILGVGAGSASGPRLVKLSYTSSKAKKHLALVGKGITYDSGGISLKPAGHNETMKCDMSGAAAVFAAVVSAARLGLEVNVTGWLALAENMPSGSATRPGDVLRMYSGKTVEVLNTDAEGRLVLADALWAASQEKPDAIVDVATLTGAMMLALGSRTFGIMSNDDAFRSAVYEAAEEVGEPSWPMPLPLHLRKGMDSPTADIANMGERMGGGLVAGLFLREFVGEGITWAHLDIAGPAFNDGGPFGYTPKGGTGSAVRTLVRLAELTASGDLG; from the coding sequence GTGACTGCTCTCACTCTCAGCACCTCCGCGGCGCCCGGCCTGCGGGCCGACGCGATCGTGATCGGTGTCGCCAAGGGCACTGCGTCCAAGTCTGGGGACCTGGTCGTCGCACCGGGCGCGGAGGCCGTGGACAAGGCCTACGACGGCAGGCTCGCCGGCGTTCTGGAGACCCTCGGTGCCTCCGGCGCCGAGGGCGAGGTGACGAAGCTGCCGGCGCCCTCCGGCATCAAGTCGCCGCTCGTGGTGGCCGTGGGCCTGGGCGCCGAGCCCGAGAAGGACTCCTCCTTCGACCCGGAGGCCCTGCGCAAGGCCGCCGGTGTCGCCGCCCGCGCACTGACCGGCTCGAAGAAGGCCGTGTTCGTGCTCCCGGTCGGTGACGCCGCCGATCTCGGCGCGGTCGCCGAGGGCGTGCTGCTCGGGGCGTACTCCTTCACCGCCTACAAGGAGAATGCGCCTTCGAAAAACGACGCCAAGGCGAAGAACGGCAAGGCTCCGCTGGCCGAGGCCACGCTGCTCGGCGGCAAGCCGCGGGACGCCGCGTACAAGGCCGCGCTCGCCCGGGCCACCGCGGTCGCCGAGGAGCTCAACCGCGCGCGCGACCTCATCAACATGCCGCCGAACGACCTGAACCCCGAGGTGTTCGCCTCGATCGTGCAGGCCGCGGGCAAGGAGCACGGCCTCAAGGTGCAGGTGCTCGACGTGAAGGCGCTGGAGAAGGGCGGCTACGGCGGCATCCTCGGCGTCGGCGCGGGCTCGGCGTCGGGTCCGCGGCTGGTGAAGCTGTCGTACACCTCGTCCAAGGCGAAGAAGCACCTCGCGCTGGTCGGCAAGGGGATCACGTACGACTCGGGCGGCATCTCGCTGAAGCCGGCGGGTCACAACGAGACGATGAAGTGCGACATGAGCGGGGCCGCGGCGGTGTTCGCGGCCGTGGTCTCGGCCGCGCGTCTGGGCCTCGAGGTCAACGTCACCGGATGGCTGGCGCTCGCCGAGAACATGCCGTCGGGGTCGGCCACGCGCCCCGGTGACGTGCTGCGGATGTACAGCGGCAAGACCGTGGAGGTGCTCAACACCGACGCGGAGGGGCGGCTCGTCCTCGCGGACGCTCTCTGGGCGGCGTCCCAGGAGAAGCCGGACGCCATCGTGGACGTCGCGACCCTGACCGGCGCGATGATGCTGGCGCTCGGCAGCCGGACGTTCGGGATCATGTCCAACGACGACGCGTTCCGCTCCGCGGTGTACGAGGCCGCCGAGGAGGTGGGGGAGCCTTCCTGGCCGATGCCGCTGCCGCTGCATCTGCGCAAGGGGATGGACTCTCCCACCGCCGACATCGCGAACATGGGTGAGCGGATGGGCGGTGGGCTGGTCGCCGGTCTCTTCCTGCGGGAGTTCGTGGGCGAGGGGATCACCTGGGCGCACCTCGACATCGCGGGTCCCGCGTTCAACGACGGCGGACCGTTCGGGTACACGCCCAAGGGAGGCACGGGGTCGGCGGTGCGTACGTTGGTGCGGCTCGCCGAGTTGACTGCCTCGGGTGACCTGGGGTGA
- the lpdA gene encoding dihydrolipoyl dehydrogenase, which yields MANDASTVFDLVILGGGSGGYAAALRGAQLGLDVALIEKDKVGGTCLHRGCIPTKALLHAGEIADQARESEQFGVKATFEGIDIAGVHKYKDGVIAGLYKGLQGLVASRKVHYIEGEGRLSSPTSVDVDGRRIQGRHVLLATGSVPKSLPGLEIDGNRIISSDHALVLDRVPKSAIILGGGVIGVEFASAWKSFGSDVTVIEGLKHLVPVEDENSSKLLERAFRKRGIKFNLGTFFSKAEYTQDGVKVTLADGKEFEAEVLLVAVGRGPVSAGLGYEEQGVAMDRGYVLVDEYMRTNVPTISAVGDLVPTLQLAHVGFAEGILVAERLAGLKTVPLDYDGVPRVTYCHPEVASVGITEAKAKEIYGADKVVALKYNLAGNGKSKILNTAGEIKLVQVKDGAVVGVHMVGDRMGEQVGEAQLIYNWEALPAEVAQLIHAHPTQNEALGEAHLALAGKPLHAHD from the coding sequence GTGGCGAACGACGCCAGCACCGTTTTCGACCTAGTGATCCTCGGCGGTGGTAGTGGCGGTTACGCCGCGGCCCTGCGCGGGGCTCAGCTGGGGCTTGACGTCGCCCTGATCGAGAAGGACAAGGTCGGCGGTACCTGCCTGCACCGGGGATGCATCCCCACCAAGGCCCTGCTGCACGCGGGCGAGATCGCCGACCAGGCCCGCGAGAGCGAGCAGTTCGGTGTGAAGGCCACCTTCGAGGGCATCGACATCGCCGGGGTGCACAAGTACAAGGACGGCGTGATCGCCGGCCTGTACAAGGGCCTCCAGGGGCTTGTCGCCTCCCGGAAGGTCCACTACATCGAGGGCGAGGGGCGGCTGTCGTCGCCGACCTCCGTCGATGTCGACGGCCGGCGCATCCAGGGCCGCCACGTGCTCCTCGCGACCGGCTCCGTGCCGAAGTCGCTGCCGGGCCTGGAGATCGACGGCAACCGGATCATCTCCTCGGACCACGCCCTCGTCCTGGACCGCGTGCCGAAGTCCGCGATCATCCTGGGCGGCGGTGTCATCGGCGTCGAGTTCGCCTCGGCGTGGAAGTCGTTCGGCTCCGACGTCACCGTCATCGAGGGCCTGAAGCACCTCGTCCCGGTCGAGGACGAGAACTCCTCGAAGCTTCTTGAGCGCGCGTTCCGCAAGCGCGGCATCAAGTTCAACCTGGGCACCTTCTTCTCGAAGGCCGAGTACACCCAGGACGGCGTCAAGGTCACCCTCGCCGACGGCAAGGAGTTCGAGGCCGAGGTGCTGCTGGTGGCCGTCGGCCGCGGGCCCGTCTCCGCCGGTCTCGGCTACGAGGAGCAGGGCGTCGCGATGGACCGCGGCTACGTCCTGGTCGACGAGTACATGCGCACCAACGTCCCGACCATCTCCGCCGTCGGTGACCTGGTCCCCACGCTCCAGCTCGCGCACGTCGGCTTCGCCGAGGGCATCCTGGTCGCGGAGCGTCTGGCCGGCCTGAAGACCGTTCCGCTCGACTACGACGGCGTCCCGCGGGTGACCTACTGCCACCCCGAGGTCGCCTCCGTGGGCATCACCGAGGCCAAGGCCAAGGAGATCTACGGCGCGGACAAGGTCGTCGCTCTGAAGTACAACCTCGCGGGCAACGGCAAGAGCAAGATCCTCAACACCGCGGGCGAGATCAAGCTCGTCCAGGTGAAGGACGGTGCCGTGGTCGGCGTCCACATGGTCGGCGACCGCATGGGCGAGCAGGTCGGCGAGGCCCAGCTGATCTACAACTGGGAGGCGCTGCCGGCCGAGGTCGCCCAGCTCATCCACGCCCACCCGACGCAGAACGAGGCGCTCGGCGAGGCGCACCTGGCCCTTGCGGGCAAGCCGCTGCACGCGCACGACTGA